In Methanococcus maripaludis, a single window of DNA contains:
- a CDS encoding ABC transporter ATP-binding protein, whose translation MLHVKDIHFNYGDFPVLSGISFSVNEGELCGLFGPNGCGKTTLFKCCLKFLKSDRGSVHMAGKDTSKRSIEELAKVVSYVPQEHKPPFPYLVREVVLMGRTPHLGGIFGVKRRDKEIAIDALEQLEIGDLADRPYNQLSGGQRQMVLMARAIAQDTPMMFLDEPTSALDFQNQMKIWETMKDIAAEGKTILACSHDPNHVAWFCDRVIVVSKDGIVADGPPDVTINEEVLDMIYSDTCSVRRSGDVRVVMPRSIAGEPGARSYPATEDSYSQYENIEIKD comes from the coding sequence TATTATCGGGAATTTCATTTTCTGTAAACGAAGGAGAACTGTGCGGACTATTCGGGCCTAACGGATGTGGAAAAACAACCCTGTTCAAGTGTTGCCTTAAATTCCTGAAATCTGACCGGGGATCTGTCCACATGGCTGGAAAAGATACCTCAAAAAGATCTATCGAAGAGCTTGCAAAAGTTGTCTCCTATGTGCCACAAGAGCACAAACCTCCATTTCCATATCTCGTAAGAGAAGTAGTTTTGATGGGGAGAACCCCTCATCTTGGAGGTATTTTTGGAGTTAAGCGAAGAGATAAAGAGATTGCAATTGATGCGCTGGAACAGCTTGAAATAGGGGATCTTGCGGACAGGCCATACAACCAGTTATCTGGGGGACAGCGGCAGATGGTGCTGATGGCAAGGGCAATTGCTCAAGATACGCCTATGATGTTTCTCGACGAGCCCACATCTGCTCTTGATTTCCAGAACCAGATGAAGATTTGGGAGACTATGAAAGACATTGCAGCAGAAGGAAAGACGATCCTTGCCTGCAGTCACGATCCCAACCATGTGGCATGGTTCTGTGACAGGGTGATAGTGGTATCAAAAGACGGTATTGTCGCTGATGGTCCGCCCGATGTTACGATCAATGAAGAGGTATTGGATATGATTTATTCCGATACATGCTCGGTCAGAAGATCAGGAGATGTTCGGGTCGTAATGCCCAGAAGTATTGCAGGAGAGCCTGGGGCAAGGTCGTATCCTGCCACTGAAGATTCTTACAGCCAATATGAAAATATAGAAATAAAAGACTAA
- a CDS encoding bifunctional 2-polyprenyl-6-hydroxyphenol methylase/3-demethylubiquinol 3-O-methyltransferase UbiG gives MNYNSIDWNEVWKQQYEKSIELKGKGDCATVWDSKKKAQEFLERSNKNPGRIQEIIELFKPGKHSTILDVGAGPGTLAVPLAGLAAHVTAVEPANGMAEVMGEYAAQEGISNLDIVPKKWEDLDPKTDLKDSYDIVFASHSLGMPDIKESIEKMIAVASGKIYLFWFGGTPAWEQRMIDLWPDLHGKEYSCGPKADVIFNLLYSMGIYPNVESRNFPNHFEYPDYNAAFQGLKEQYGISTPKQESVLKDYLDNMLVNENGHMVLPGKSTGIRLWWEVDK, from the coding sequence ATGAACTACAATTCTATCGACTGGAATGAAGTATGGAAACAGCAATATGAAAAAAGTATTGAATTAAAAGGAAAAGGGGATTGTGCAACAGTATGGGATTCCAAAAAGAAAGCTCAGGAATTCCTTGAAAGGTCAAATAAAAATCCTGGACGTATACAAGAAATCATTGAACTCTTTAAGCCAGGGAAACATTCCACCATTCTTGATGTGGGTGCAGGTCCCGGAACGCTTGCCGTGCCTCTGGCCGGACTGGCAGCACATGTGACGGCAGTAGAGCCCGCCAACGGAATGGCTGAAGTAATGGGGGAGTATGCAGCTCAGGAAGGAATTTCCAATCTCGACATTGTCCCAAAAAAGTGGGAAGACCTTGATCCAAAAACAGACCTTAAGGATTCATATGATATCGTATTTGCCTCCCATTCACTTGGAATGCCCGATATTAAAGAATCCATTGAAAAGATGATCGCCGTTGCATCCGGGAAAATTTACCTATTCTGGTTCGGAGGAACCCCTGCATGGGAGCAGAGGATGATAGACCTATGGCCTGACCTTCACGGAAAGGAGTATTCATGCGGACCAAAGGCAGACGTCATCTTCAATCTTTTGTATTCTATGGGGATTTACCCAAATGTCGAATCGAGGAATTTCCCTAATCATTTTGAATATCCTGACTATAATGCCGCCTTCCAGGGATTAAAAGAGCAATATGGGATATCGACACCGAAACAGGAGTCAGTCCTTAAAGACTACCTGGATAACATGTTGGTTAATGAAAACGGACACATGGTACTCCCAGGAAAAAGTACAGGGATTCGGCTATGGTGGGAGGTGGACAAATGA
- a CDS encoding ABC transporter substrate-binding protein: MKIKAKLFSQALILILISLIVIFAGCVSEDTSGKEQKSGVAGSDYRTVIDSRGVAVEIPSDVKRVATVSDGLIEGTMYALGVEGTIVGIGSSALQSEWTYSYPTDDGGVVNGTGGHHVIKELIENIEDIPLFAQYGSPLNYETLSSLEPDVVIVRLGTSAFWEDAEAAQKTIDRIESLGMPVVVLYSPNCYDDASLTRISDEIEIIGDVFDKKEDAAEIAAYLESQIALVEERTSDIPEDEKPSVLMFGLSPTHRAQGGAGVAQGLGTAESYMIETVVNAKNAYQVDIGTFQIVNTEQVLALDPDVIVLCTAWGYHPPGELTEATYYESLRELKAVKNGRIMSLPWTPCNCAKRIEYPIDVMVIAKAAYPDRFEDIELDEWLIEFYMNTYGVDQTTAEKLRTAQWMDWCVGEQ; encoded by the coding sequence ATGAAAATAAAGGCTAAGTTATTCAGTCAGGCACTGATTCTTATTCTTATATCCCTGATCGTCATCTTTGCAGGGTGTGTCTCTGAAGATACATCTGGAAAAGAACAAAAATCAGGCGTTGCAGGGTCAGATTATCGGACTGTCATCGATTCCCGTGGAGTTGCAGTTGAAATTCCGTCGGACGTCAAAAGAGTTGCTACAGTCTCTGATGGCCTGATCGAAGGGACAATGTACGCTCTCGGAGTTGAAGGTACTATTGTTGGCATAGGTTCATCGGCTTTACAGAGTGAATGGACATATTCCTACCCAACAGATGACGGAGGCGTCGTGAACGGCACTGGGGGGCACCATGTAATAAAGGAGCTAATTGAAAATATTGAAGACATCCCGCTTTTTGCACAATATGGATCTCCACTTAATTATGAAACGCTGTCTTCTTTAGAGCCCGATGTTGTTATAGTCAGACTTGGAACCAGTGCCTTCTGGGAAGATGCCGAAGCTGCTCAAAAGACGATTGATAGGATTGAGTCTTTGGGTATGCCAGTTGTTGTTCTGTACAGCCCCAATTGCTATGATGATGCATCTCTTACCAGGATCTCTGACGAAATCGAAATAATCGGGGACGTATTCGATAAGAAAGAAGATGCAGCAGAAATTGCAGCATATCTCGAATCTCAAATTGCACTTGTGGAGGAACGTACTTCAGACATTCCCGAAGATGAAAAACCCTCAGTGCTTATGTTTGGACTTTCTCCTACTCACCGGGCACAGGGGGGTGCTGGAGTCGCCCAGGGTCTCGGGACTGCAGAATCCTATATGATAGAGACTGTTGTTAATGCCAAAAACGCCTATCAGGTGGATATAGGTACATTCCAAATCGTCAATACAGAGCAGGTGCTTGCCCTTGATCCCGATGTAATTGTCCTTTGTACTGCATGGGGATACCATCCACCTGGGGAACTGACAGAGGCTACTTATTATGAATCACTCAGGGAGCTCAAGGCCGTCAAGAACGGGCGTATAATGTCCCTTCCATGGACCCCATGCAACTGTGCAAAGAGAATTGAGTACCCGATAGATGTGATGGTAATAGCAAAAGCTGCATACCCTGACAGATTTGAAGACATCGAACTTGACGAATGGCTTATAGAATTCTACATGAATACATATGGTGTCGACCAGACAACAGCGGAAAAGCTGCGGACAGCACAATGGATGGATTGGTGTGTTGGAGAGCAGTAA